GGTCTACCAAGGGCAGAACAACACCCCTGTGTGTTTGCAGAGCCTCCCTCTGTCCGGagtgcccagggaagggagTCTCAggccagccctgcagagccccagcactgTGTCAGGGTGCAGGCACCTGCAGTGGGCAGGAAAGGATTAATCCCACGGGAAGGTGGAAAGCAGGACATGCACGATGGTTGACACCtgagcttatttttttttttttttttaactttctgggGGTGTTTCTAAAGATGAGATGCTCTTTGGTCTCTCCAAGAGGCTGAAACCTGAAatgcactgcttttctttcttttttaatgcaatgtTGTTCAGTCTTCTGGGAACACCATGACATCTACTAAAGAGAATCACCCAGTGCTGTAACACCAGGGACCAGGcctcagcagcaccagcagagctgATGGGAATGCAGGCTTAGGAGCGTGGCAcaagaggcagaggcagagctggcctGGCCAGAGGGAGAGAGGATGGTGGGTGAGCAAGCGGTGCTTTGGGGATGAGAACGGGGACCCTGAGACCTCTCAAGGCATCTGCTCCCCAGGGGATGCACCATACTGCGCTGCTCCTGCCTCCACCGAGCTGAGGGAGGAGGATGCTCAGGGCACACCAACACCCACCACTCCTTCTCGGTAGCCACAGCACCCTCCCCACTTCTGGGTCTCCCCCCCAGAGCAGTTTTGAGTGGATGTTTAACAGAGTGCTGGCACGCTGGCCGTTATCACAGCAAAACCGGGTGCCTGGAGGAAGCCCTGCCTCTCCCCGACACCAGGCTCCCATTGCTGGTAGCATCTCAACGCCACGCCGGCTGCAGGCGGACCGAGTCCCCGGTCTCCTCCGTCTGCAACCGGAGCAAGCACCGACAGGTCCCAGCTCCCCAAACCGCCTTCGCCCAGCCGGTGTgtttcagctctgcctgcagaggagcagagagcTCCCTCTCCGTATTGCACCCAGGTGCCAAGCCTGCCTTCGCTGCCGGCCGTGCCCGCGGGCCACCTCACCGCAGCCCTGGCTCTCCCGGGGCTGGGCAATGCCACGGTGGCAACCTCGCTGGCGTGGTGGTTGCCTTGCTCTGGCTCAGCGTCTGTGGCCTCCTCCTGTTGAAACATCACCCCTCGAGGGCAAACCAGCTGGGCACCGGCGAAAGAGCTGGGCTGAAGGTGAGGGCTGCCATTACAACAGCAAGGCTGCCTACGTGCAGCTTCCCAGCATCGTGCAACCGCAGTCCCAAGCGTTCTCCTTCCCCAGGCCCGCATAGCTGCAGAGGAGAAGGGGCACTGCCCGGCTGCGCTGTGAAATCTGGCTGCTCACCCAGCCTGGATCAATAACTGCCCTCCACGTGGATATGGAAACGGGCACCACACATGGATTTGGGATTGCTGCACCCCTCGGAAGGGGTTGCAGATGGCTCTTTTCCTCACCCCGCTGCTCCAAACTTCAGTTTTGATTCACAGAGATTTAGGCACCTGAAACTGCTGCTAAGGGTTTTACAGCAGTGCCTGAACAGTTGAGGTCCTCCTTTGCTTTGACTTGGATAGGCAAAGAAATACGCTACAGGCCTGGAAAATAGAAATTGCGATTCTTGTAGCAGTGCAGCCGATGGAGCAGTGAGTAAAGCAGCAAGCAGGGTGTCTGGCGTTCATCAAGGGATCATGAAAAACTGCGTAAGACAACTATTGAAGGGAGGATAATGTGCAGACTGGAAAAGATACATCTATAGTATTGAAACTATAGGGCGTAGATGGAGGGCACGGTCCCACTAAAAGCAGCTGGAAACATGACAGAAGATGCCAAGCGACAGCGCGGCACAGCCCGGCACAGAAGGAGCTGATTAAGTGTGCACAAAAGGGAGCCGTGACTTGGATGCAGACTGCAGGGCTGTCAGCCACATTGTACGCTGTTTACTGTCCAGGACACAGCCTTGTGCTCGCCAGTAACCAGGCTCTCCTGAGCAGAGATGCTTGCGTGACCAAGCCGCTGCCGACCGGAGCTGTGGGGGGAAGCGAGGATGGGCTGTGATGAGAAACAGCTCCGGACTGGAGAGCGGCAGCCGCGGGGTGGTTGGCTGCACCCGGGGTGCCAGCAGTAGTTAGGGGCCCTGCAGTGGCGACAACGGCCAGCGAAGGAAGCTGACGCCCAGAGAACAGTCAAAATTGTCTGGGGTTATAAATCTGGCTTTTCAGCTCTCGGGAAGGGGCCTTGTTCAACAACTCAGAGGAACGCAAGTTTTGAACGTGGGAAGGGACAGGACTTCACACTCTTTTCCCAGCCAGCTGCCATTTATCAACCCGTATTTCTGTGAGCGAGCTGACAGCGGCCAAGATGACACCCCAGACCATCCCATCCTGCTCTCCAGCCTTCAGCTGTTCACCCCTGCCTGGCACAGCCTCCTCTCTTGTGGTGAAAGCATTCCTGTCGCTGAGCATCAGACTGATGTGAAAATAACTGagttttttgcagcagcagcagcttaagTTGGGTTTGCAGATCTATGGAGCAACTCTGACATGGAACCTCCCACTCCTTCCCTCCTACtgaggcagacagacagacaggaggCTCAGGCAACAGTGAAAGTGAGGTCTGCTGGAAAGTAATTTCAGCTGCACTTCTTTCTATccagttgcatttttttcctcttaccaTTCCCAGCACTGAGGCCTCTAGGTATCACCCAGCTGTGTGTTAAAGGACAGGGTAACAACTGGTCTTGGTGGGATGGATGGTGGCAGGGGATGCACAGCTCACACTCTGTTTGTCTGAGGAACTGACAGGCAGTGGAGCCCCTGGTAGTTgcaatagaaaggaaaaaggaaagagaacatTTGACATGAATattattaaatgaaagaaaaatctggtgTCAATTGACTCCAGCCAGCATAACGGGAACACAAGGCAGAAGCCTCCTGCATCTAGATTTATTTTCAGCCTAGAGAACAACAGTCTAGGAGATGGAAGAATGAGAGCCCAAGACAGATGACTTACTACAGATGTCTAATTTACTTATTGCACCTGGCACAGCATCCAAGTTCAAGAGACAAGGAGCAGATAAGGATGATCCTTTGCAGGTGCCTTACTCTTCTGCATTGCAGATCATTgccagtgaaggaggaggaaatacGGGTAGCGGACAGGATGCCTCCACGTCACTGAGCTTGGAGGTTTGCTGCCAGAAGTCCCAGGGTAGCTCACAGAGTCCTTTTCCAGGGAGTTGTATCTCTTCCTAAGTCACTACAGGGATCAGACaggttttcctgctgctgtttatgTCCCATTGCTGGAGAAGCTGTTCTGGAAAGCTTACCACACACCTAAAGTCGCAATGGCAGAGTTTTGTATTGCACcaacaagcagcagcaggggatCTGCCTCACACCCTCCACTTAAAAGATGGGCCAGCCAGGGCCATGTGCTACTTGCAATGACCAGCCACCTCCATCCCTGGATTGACCTGAGGAACAAGCGTGCTTTTGCTGCCGGGTCATCAGCAAGAGACAAGTAACCTTTGGGATGAGGAAGACCACTTCTGTAGAGAGTTCTCCTGAGCATTCTTAACATCAGGCTGCCCGAACAGATAACTGAGAAGAAAGCAGCTCAAAAACCTGCACCAACAGGTAGATTTCCAGCAACATTGGCTCAAGGGCATTCAGAGTTGCCTGTGACCAAACAGGAGTCAAACACGGTGTGAGACTGCTCAATGACACAGGTCCTTTCACCCCTGAAATTGTTGAGGGAAGGCAACTAATGAGACTGTGGTGGATTACAAGGCCGTGAGCATCAGGAAGCTCAGCCTAAACACAGCTTACGCTCTCTGCTGGAGTACGGCCACCCCATCTCCTGAGATGTGTCACTCTCCAGGtgagcaaggctgtggcaggCACACAGTCCCCTAGTTGTACTGGAGTGCTGAATGGGAGCGTATTGCCATTCTTCACATCTGCACCCCCAAACTTTGCGACCGCACAAACAGGGACTGGCTCTGCTCAGAGTTAGCTGAATCGGCAACTTCCACGCATTAGGCCAGAGGAGGACACCATGTCAGGAACACCTCCGTTCTGTGAGGAAAGGGCACCTTGCCAGGGCCAATCAACATTGTCCTAGCAGGTGGGAAATCTCTAATCTACTGCCCACAAAGACTCAATTCCCTCCAGCATCTGTGCTGCAGAGAACAACTACTTAACTTGTACACAGGCAGCTGTAGTCCAACAGCAGAGCGCACctggaggaaacagaaaaccatATCTGAGTCATTTCAGGTTACGTGAAACAGGTCAAGTAGGAAAACAATTCTTGCCCCCTAATTTTAACCAGGTACCATTTTCTGTGCAGCTTCTGTGGGAGCCAGAATAGAGGTTCAGCAAAGGCCAGTGAGCAGAAAGGCTGGCACAGGGCTTCGGGCAACCTGGTGGACAACAGTGTCCATTTAAAGGACAGGTTTCTCTCACCCATGACAAGTGAAGAGAGCATCTCAGTGCTCAGCAATATCCTATTTACGGAACAGAAACTGCTATTTGCTGGAGCTGCACATCTAGCAGGCTAAATCACGGGACAGAACAACCTGGAAggttgcaggcagctgccctgtGATCTGGGAACATTTCTGGCATGATGTTTCCCTTGTGTCCATGCTGAAGGCTTACAGAGCTGACAGTGCTTTGCTGCGGTGGTATAGTGAAGCTACAAAGACCAGCATAACCCCCTAAGTTGGTGGAGTTCTTAATGGCTTTCAGTTGCTCTTAGCAGGTTCAGCTGTTCAGTATCTCCCAGGGATCATACGGAGCGCTGAAATAGCTTGTCTGCCAGGAGCACTTCCCATACATTATCCACACACAActcccaggcaggcagagtCCAATGCCACAGCAGCAGTTCCTGGATGTGCATAGCCACGCACGTCTCCTGGGCTGCCTGGCGAGTTTGCTGGAGTCACAGTCTGTAGAGCAAACGAGgcagcaataaggaaaaaatggatAATGCCAAGGGGATGGCAAAGGAGTACCTGAAAGCCCATGTTATGGGGTGGACGGGGCAATGCCTCGTGTAAGGAGTGAGGAGAGGgaagctgtgctgcagaggagggACTTCTACCCACACCGCTGCTGGAGGAAGAGCAAACGCTGGCTGcctccccagggcaggcagtaacaggctgctgctcctcaccttctcctcctcctccctgcccgaGCTGCTGCGGGACAGGGTGGtgccagagctgcctgcctTGGCAAAGGGGGACTCTCACTTCAGGTTGGGCAAGTACTGAGTGAGTTCCTAGGATCATGATCCTTTCTTGGCTCTGGAGGCACTTTCCCATGCAGAAAATCCTCCTCTGTCCTGCCAGTCCCAACACCTTCCAGATCCTCCCAGTTCTCTTACCATGTCATGTGGCTGAACAGTAACAACTTCCCAGCCAGGATCATCATTAGTTCCTCATATTAAAGGCATCTACTTACCGATTAATATCTTTGGGCCCATTTGTTGTCTTCCTGAAGTGCCAGTCGCTCGGCCAACTTGATAAActtctatgatgaaatgactggcttgGCAGATGACGGGAGAGCAGTGGACATTGTCTACCCTGGCTTCAGTAAGGCCCTTGACAGTGTCTCCCGTAAAATCCTCATAGAGAAGCCAATGGAAGTATGGGCTAGGTGAGGAaacagtgaggtggactgaaaactggctgaacagctGGGCCCAGCAGGTGGTGATCAGTGGCATAAAGTCTAGCTAGAGGCCAGTAACTAGTGGTGTACCCtaggggtcaatactgggtcTGATCCTGTTCagcatcttcattaatgatctggatgatgagGCAGAGTGTAGCCTCAGCAAGatttgctgatgacacaaaactaggaggagtggctgatacaccagaaggtcgtgctgccatccagagggaccttgacaggctggagaaatgggctggcaGGAACAACCTGGTGAAGTTCAGTGAGGAGAAGTGCAAAGGGAAGGaataaccccaggcaccagtaaaTGCTGGGgaccacccagctggaaagcagcttggcaaaAAGGACCTGGGGTCCTGttggacaccaagttgaacctgaaccagcaatgtgcccttgcagcaaaggatGCTaacagtatcctgggctgcCTTAGGATGAgcgttgccagcaggttgagggaggtgatccttcccctctactcagcactggtgaggccacacctgagTATTGTGTCCAGTTCTAGGTtctccagtacaagagagacagggacatactggagagagtccagggAAGCgtcacaaagatgatgaagggactgaagCACCTCTTCTatggggaaaggctgagagggctgggactgtttagcctggagaaggctcaggggggacCTTGTCAATGTGTgcaaatacctgaagggagggtgtgaaaaagatggagccaggatcttctcagtggtgcccagcaACAGGACcggaggcaatgggcacaaactgaaacacaggaggttccctctgaacatcaggaaacactttttttactgtgagggtgactgagcagtGGCACAGGTtacccagggaggttgtggagtctccatccttggagacagtCAAAAGCCgcctggacacagtcctgggctgCTGGTGCAGGCCTGAGCAGGGGTGTTGGACCAGgtgacttccagaggtcccttccaatctcaaccattctgtgattctgtgaaagggaagaaaagcagtatgCTTGAGAAGGAACATAGGAAGCACCTGTTAATATGCTGATCCCAGCAAAATAGGAGCATGAAGAACATTTCAAACTAGGGGACATAAGCTTGCCAAAGTCAGGCCAGTGAAAGCAGACTAGCCAGAGGTCACAAAGCAgtagagaaaagcagcagatggCCATGGAGGAGCACACACAAGACTGCTTCCATGTTACCTGCTGTCAAATCACAAATGCTGCACACAAATGGGAGCAGTACAGCTCAGTCCATGCTGGCTCAAGGGATAGTTTCTTAGGGAAGCAGCCTCACCTACTCATATATCTGACTCCTTTCCACATTGCCCCAAGCTCCCAAAAGCCCAGAGAGACTTCTCACAGCTCCTTGCCTCCTCCATCCGTCCGTGCCCAAGGATGGCTGGAGTCTGGGAGGCAAGATGAAGTTGCCTCTCCCCCAGCCAGGGGAACACAGGTATCCCTAACCTCTCCCTGGGCCTTGCCCAGAGCAGGCGATGCTCAGCAGGTTGCTGCTTACATCATCCAGCCAGTGGTTGCCACAGTAACCGCACGATGAAGGATTCAAGGTTCCTGGGGTAACCTAACGACTGCCACCCGCCTAGGTGTTGTCTCTATTGCACGGCAGGAAAGGATGATGCAGTTTTCTGGAGGTGAGAAAATAAATACCCTTCCCCGCACTACACCAAGCTGAGCTTCCCATCCACTTCATCCTCCCATGCACTGCCGCAGCTCCACTCTCCACAGCCCTGTGCTCCCTGGCAACTGCACTGCTTCCTTGAACAGTCAACCcaagaagaaaatctgctttAGACAAGAAGAAATCAGCCTGCCCAGGCTGGAGCCATcacttttttcagtttcaacAGCACGTGTGCTCTGCAAGCGTCACCAGACCCACCCCAGAGGGAACCAAAGCCTGACCCCCATGAGGGTCACAGACCCTTTCGTGTCCATGGTTTAACAGATGTCTGAAGGGCTTGGATGGAGAACTCACCATCCCTCAGGGACCCTTCCAGTCTAGCTTTCTGATAAGATCTGCTCACACTCACCTTCATTATGTGCAGGAGCGATAGTAGCAGAGGGAAGCCGCACAAAACTAAAGCCTGCCAGACCTGATGGACCCCTATAGCGCTGCTCTCATCTCCATTCAAAGCAAGGGCAGCTCTGTGGCTAGAGGCAGCACTTAccctctgcttccattgctggGGAGAGGAAGCATTTACAGGACACAGGTCACCCCTGTCTGGTACCCTCAGCTACATGAAGACCAAGGGAAGGCCAGGTAAAGCCTATTCCCCTTCTGCTCCAAGCCCACCTCTGCTTCATAGCAAAGCTCTCAGGGAGAGATGCACCAGATCAAAAGAAGTTACATGGTCATAAGACAGGGATCAGCCATCGCCTCTGCTGAGctctgttttcagcagcagccatgtgaaaaagaaaacctactCTGCAGGCTCACCATTTGGGATCCAAAGGATGAACTCCAAAGTCTCTTTGGAGAGGGCCCAAACACAGGCTGTAATGCTCCAATTAGCTACTGGTCCTGGTGTGCCAGACTGGGAGACCACAGCCTCCCACCTCCCATCTTCTagctgggagagctggaaaGGACAGAGCAAACAAGGCAGAGAGCATGAGAAGCATTCCCCCTTAAAGCACCCTAGAAAAAAGGGGGCATCTCCTGGGGATGCTCTTGCTATGCACCTTCTCCTCTGTACATGCACAGGTAACCAACTCAACCTATGCAATTTGCAGCCATACTGAGCATTCCCAGCAGTGGCCCTAAGTCACAGCACCCGTGGTCCGAGTTGCAGCCTGATACAAGAACTGAgagctctgaaaaataaatcagggcCTGGGTATCTCTAGTTAGGCAACCGGAGTTAGCAGACACATTAGGTCTCGATCTTGCTTTGCTTGATGATGCAAGCGTTGGTCAGGCGCTCATTAAGGGAGTACCAGTCCTCTGGTTGTCTAATTGGAGACAGCACAGACAAAAGGGAGAGACAGACACATACAAAGGGGACTGATTAAGATGACAGGCAGTCTTCAGAGAGCTCTTTGGATCTTCTTGTATTTTGGAGGGCTGTTTCCCAAGTTATTTtgggggaggcggggggcaGGGAAAGACACTCAGCACCTGGAATTATCCTACCACCAGTAAGTTGCATCTAGTTCTGCCACACGAGCTGACACAGCACTTAACTTAAACCGAGATCAGTTATTGAGCTGAACAGCTGATCTCTCAAGCAGGAGATGCGATGCTTGGTTACCCTCAACAGCTGTTAAAGGGGTCTGGCAGACAAAGGGAAGGATTTGGCTCCCATAGGAGGAATTGAGGACAAAGTATATTCAAGCGATTTCAAACTCTTCTTACCccatgttttctctctcctggcTGGGACCACAGCCAAACCCAGGGAGAGGACACAGGCCATGGTAAGCTACAGTCCGGTGAAGGTTGCTTCCAGGTGTATGGTGACACCCACCTCCCCTTCGCTCAAAGCTTAACGTAGTTGAGAAGGGTCACAGCAAAACCTTACTTGGGCAGCCCTCAGCCCTCTGCAAGCTACATGCGGGTGACAGTGGTGGCACCTCACCCCtaccccagcagagctgggcaccACTGCACAGGGCCACACGGATCATTGGGGTCCACCTGATGAGCAGCAGGCAGACTTCAGGCGCAGCACAAGAAGTCACCCTTCCCCAGCAAGGAATCACTCATGCTGTGAAACGCAAGGGCAGCTGGCAAAGATCGCATCGCTCACTGCTCCAGTTCACCTGCCCGGACCCCGCACCCTACGCCATAGCCCCACCGGCCACCTCCACCCTCAACTCCAGTTCTGAGACCCCAGTAAGAGACAACAGCAAACAGGAGCTGGAAGACGCTGTCCACAAGACATTGTCCACCCCTCTCTTGTCTACTCAGCAGCACCCCCTTGAGTGAGGAAAGGTCTTGCCATGTCCTCATCTTCAAGGGCTCAAAGATACCTAGGCCACTTTCATCTTGATGGCAtcacaagcaaaaaaaggagCCCATTTCCAGCCTACGCTCACACTTTATTATATACAGAGACACGGTGAGTGTAAGAACATCAACATGGGACATGGACAGTAAGGGAGGCCCAAAGGCACTGCCTCCTGTCCCCTTGGTGCAACCAGTCAGCATAGTTTATACaaataatacagtatttgaaCAATAAATAAGTTTGATAAATAAgatcaagaaattaaaaaaaaaacgtAGAAAGACAAAGCAGCAAGGAATGATTTTGAGGGCTGTGACACATTCACAGCAGCGACAATACCACCAACATCTCACCTGcacaccagcagctggagcacagaCCCCCATCAGCCCTTTTCTCTCACCGTACTATGGCAAAATCCAACTGAGGAGGGGGAACCAGGGAGAGTTGTACAGTCCACTACTGCTGTGCTGTCGTGGTCTAGAAGCCCTCTCTCCTTCACAAGCCCCTTCAGAAAAGGCGCTTGAAAACCAGGTACAACCGCAGACCCGCTGTGCGCAGCCACAGCTTGTCTGTTTGgcacaaaaaaacctctcaaaccagtctcttccctttctgtagTGCTTCAGATGGGCACTGGCACAGTTATTAACCGAGTCAGGGCAGGGGGTGGTGGGGGCAACATCTCTaaggaatgggggagagaaaagatgaGGCAATGCTCCCTTTCACTTGTGGGAGGCAGAGATGCTCTCATTCATCACTCCAGAGCACCGGCACGCTCCTTCCACACGCCCTGGCACCGATGGGAGATTGGGTGGGTGACAACACCAGCCAGCCCCCTGGCAAGGAGGGGGTTACCACAAGGACTGCAGGGATGCAGCTCAGCAGTCAAGAGTTACACAAGTGAAGGGACAGCAGTAAAAGGCCGCCACTGGTTatctaagagaaaaataataagacAGCCGGTCCCTAACCCCACACAGACACACTGATTTGACCCCCCTCTCAGCCTCAAGGCCTCCAGCTCTCTCCCAGAGACGCTGGCAGCTGGCATATGAGGGAGAGAAGGACTCTGTCCATCATGGATAGCTCTCAGCAGAAAGGAGACAACTTGAACCCTGCCCCCTCCTGCCAATCCCCCCCATTTTGCCCCCAAAGGGCATTGAAATGTGGAGAAACCAGGAATTGAAGGAATAGGGCAGTGAGAGAGAATGGGAACAGATGGAGATCTGGGATGGGAAACCTGACCCCTCTGCCCTCACGTGTGCAGACTGCTACTCATCCAGGCCCGGTATCAAGTCTGCAATGCTGTCCACATAGTAGTTGGGCACCAGATCCTTGGCAGCAGCGCTGTCGCTGGCCAAGTAGGcctgtgcctcttccaggcgGGAGACACCTGTCAGGGTGAGGATGGTGGAGAGGCCGCAGTTCTTGCCGAAGAGGATATCTGTCTCCAGACGGTCTCCCACCATAAGGGTGCGGGACGGGTTGACGCCGAAACGCTCCACGATGCAATCAAACATGTATGTGTTCGGTTTCCCCACCACCAGCGCCTTGCGGCCCGAAGCAGTTTCCACCGCTGCTGTGAGGCTGCCAGTCCctggagcagagaggggaggggatagcgtggagaagaaagagaaaaagaagtagcCATGGGCTagctggctgcaggcagctcagcACCCCGGGTCCTGCCAGAGGATGACCAAGCGGGGTACTGGCAACACGGCTTCAGAAGCTGGCAGGGACGCGTGAGGGCAGCCCTGCCCGTCCCCACGGTCAAGGAACCCCCTTGTCAGGGCCTGGGACAGCAAACCCCAACCGAGACCAACCCCACCATTGTCCCACCGCCATTCCCAGGGGCAGCAAGGGAGGGGAACGTGGGCTCACCGGGGGTGCGCTGGCCATCGCTGAGCGGGTGCCAGGGGTCGGGGTCGGTGGCTACCAGGAGGCACTGGGGGTCACGTAGGTAGCCGCAGGCCTGCGCCAACTTGGCAAAGGTGAACTGGTCGTCGTAGCCCACCAGGACGGCCCGCACCGGTTCCGTAGCGCCGGGCAGCGGTTCGCCCTCACCCGCCAGGCGCAGGCCGGCGTCGCGCACCTCGCCGCGCAGCCCCTCGCCGCCCAGCACGAAGACGCGGCCTCCTCCGTTGCCGGCTTCGCCGAGGAGACGCTGGCGGAGGAAAAGAGCGGAACAGAGCGCGGAGCTGAAGACGTGCTCGGCGCGGACGCCGCGGAAACCCAAGCGGCTGAAGCGCCGTTCCAGCTCGGCCACGGAACGGCGGCTGTTGTTGCTGACGAAAAGGGCGGCCTTGCCGCTACGCCGCAGCCTCTCCAACAGCTCGGGGGCGCCGGGGACGGCGCGCTCGCCCGCCCACAGGACGCCATCGCAGTCGAAGAGCAAACCCTCGGCCGAGCCCAGCACCTCCCGCAGCCCAGCGCCGCTCAGCCGCCGGCAGCTCGCCAtgcccctcagccgccgccgccagtcagtcagtcagtcagtcggtcgtcagtcagtcagtcagtcagtcagtcagtcagtcagccagcccgcccgcccgccgcgtCCCGCCCCGCCTCGCCGGCCCGCCAATCACCGCCCCTCACCCGCCCGCCGCCACCAatgggaggtggggagagagcGCCGAGCGGCGGCCGAGCTGCCCTGTCGCCCTCgaggggaaggggcggggccgAGAGGCGGGAGGCCGGCTCCCCAACTGACAGCCGAGCCGCCCTGTTGGCTGCTGAGGGAGGGGGTGAGGAGGCGGGGCAGACCCTGAGCGCGCTTGCCGATTGGCTGAAGCCACCCTCCCCAGACGCCGCCTCCCCCGGGTGAACGCGCGGCCGCAGGGCGTCCCCTGCTGCCCGCCGGGGCAGCGGAGCCGCCATTACCCCTCGGCCCCGTCTCTCCGCCGGTCGAGGGGGGCTGGCTGCCCTCCCGTCCTCGGGCTGAGCCGTGTCTCTCCGCCCTGGCGTCCCCGGGGaaccctccccttccctcctcccggctgcagcctggggaggggcGGGCGGCCTCACACCTGCCTGCGACTGTGACACCAGCTCTTTAAATAATATAGttgcaaaatatatatatatatttatatatctcCGTGTCTGTGTGTTCCTGGGGCAACAGGGACAAGGCAAAatgggggagaaggggctgggaTCGTGGCTGCGCACCCGCAAATGGCCCCACGGGGCCAACCTGCCCACGCTGGCTCACCCTCTCCCGGACCCCCACGGGGACCTGAGAGCGTGGCCGACCCGCCACCGGCGGATCCTGGGTCCCTTAGGGGTGGCCGGGCCCCGGCAGGGACACGGTGGTGTGGGGAGGAAGGCTCTGTGGAGTcgggagaagaaagggaggcGGGTGAAGGGTCCCAGCTGGCGTGGAGCAagatggaggagctggaggggcacgCCGTCCCTTCAGGCCACCCTGGTTTCCACAGCGCCTGCTGGGTCTCGGCGGGGCACCGGACTCCATCTTCCCGGCCCTGCTCAGTTCTCCTCTGGTGGCAATGCAGCTGAAGGGCTTCTTCCCCCCGCAGGCAGC
The nucleotide sequence above comes from Buteo buteo chromosome 19, bButBut1.hap1.1, whole genome shotgun sequence. Encoded proteins:
- the PDXP gene encoding chronophin; this encodes MASCRRLSGAGLREVLGSAEGLLFDCDGVLWAGERAVPGAPELLERLRRSGKAALFVSNNSRRSVAELERRFSRLGFRGVRAEHVFSSALCSALFLRQRLLGEAGNGGGRVFVLGGEGLRGEVRDAGLRLAGEGEPLPGATEPVRAVLVGYDDQFTFAKLAQACGYLRDPQCLLVATDPDPWHPLSDGQRTPGTGSLTAAVETASGRKALVVGKPNTYMFDCIVERFGVNPSRTLMVGDRLETDILFGKNCGLSTILTLTGVSRLEEAQAYLASDSAAAKDLVPNYYVDSIADLIPGLDE